From a single Xyrauchen texanus isolate HMW12.3.18 chromosome 26, RBS_HiC_50CHRs, whole genome shotgun sequence genomic region:
- the LOC127620200 gene encoding proline-rich protein 15-like produces MTEKTAPWWRSFVGKRRKAARESAATLEQDLHNHASPGSTQHPSVEPDQQHNSSARPTEEKGNGLQNDETYDDSAEQSTFSESSNRRNLRVSRSGRFKEKRTTRVGLPQNREDEGKPASAKSGDYKSSR; encoded by the coding sequence ATGACGGAGAAAACTGCTCCCTGGTGGAGGTCGTTCGTGGGCAAGAGACGAAAAGCAGCCAGAGAATCTGCAGCGACACTGGAGCAGGACCTTCATAATCATGCTTCACCGGGGTCCACACAGCACCCCTCCGTTGAGCCGGACCAACAACACAATTCATCGGCTCGTCCAACGGAAGAAAAAGGCAACGGTTTACAGAACGACGAAACATATGATGACTCCGCCGAACAGTCGACTTTTAGTGAGAGCTCCAACCGCCGGAATCTCCGAGTGTCACGCTCCGGTCGCTTTAAAGAGAAACGGACGACGCGCGTGGGTCTTCCACAGAACCGGGAGGATGAGGGTAAACCAGCGAGCGCCAAATCAGGAGATTATAAATCATCGCGCTAA